A genome region from Solanum pennellii chromosome 12, SPENNV200 includes the following:
- the LOC107007413 gene encoding uncharacterized protein LOC107007413 isoform X6, translated as MASEIQKHSSGQGMGRTSSNELREMEKDVKDKIFQAAMANKWTTVKHLYTDKKFAQFVHELKLTRSEDTALHLAITAYHPDRDDSLQHPHFTCIKEMIDDIPKENRLHTLKQKNDKGNTPLHLAAELGSVKIIECLVNPSDSDLIRETNSKGETPLFVAAYRGKLKAFLYLQKCCLNQKERGIDLCRRKDGDNILHAAISGEYFDLAFQIIHHYGQLVNYYNAEGMSPLHFLSRMPQVFKSGSHFRSIDSIIYYCTNIEELELMTYKAKDKEDSYSKLKWNLPENYQTMVEFFELLWNGTLKTLRYLNRTYFGNRPYVGKQEDPSQDTTGATNENQGKKSQGATTENREKSSPGHQNNQQNDIENPPIQAERKRSRKLFPDNYTIFIEFLKCIMKILLIVLGIGLQRTKKLEERKKQHTWGVQIMKLMIEKEERYKSYESTGGEPEDRPNNQIGAPPPAPPSDVENEDSNTAQIEQPPTSSTDKKIDDLKSVLNTDRSKTKETPLLVASKMGIVEMVQTILKKFPIAIQDTDSNDKNILLLAVEHRQTNVYNWLTGEKYPEYVFYHVDNHGNNAVHLAAMYQKLEVWRIPGSALQLQGERKWYKYVKHTLPRQSYVRYNNKGQTPRQIFIETHANLLSDGTQWLVTTANSFSLVAALIATVAFATSSTIPGGADDNGHPHLKNQPAFDVFSVTSLISLCFSVTALVFFLAILTSRCRHNDFEKDLPRKLLLGLTSLFASITAILISFCAAHFFVLRDKYRNAAIPIYGATCIPVVFFAFNQFPLYVDLIRSYIQKLPLRSYKVFYTDSSEATSSDQKKEGKEKND; from the exons ATGGCCTCAGAAATTCAAAAACATTCATCAGGACAAGGAATGGGAAGGACTTCTTCAAATGAGCTGCGCGAAATGGAGAAAGAcgttaaagataaaatatttcaagCAGCTATGGCGAATAAGTGGACAACAGTTAAGCATCTGTACACCGACAAGAAGTTTGCGCAGTTTGTGCATGAATTAAAACTCACTCGATCTGAAGATACTGCTCTTCACTTAGCTATCACTGCTTACCATCCAGATCGAGACGACTCTTTACAGCAtcctcattttacttgtatCAAGGAAATGATAGATGACATACCAAAGGAAAATCGACTACATACCTTAAAGCAGAAGAATGATAAAGGGAACACACCTCTTCACCTTGCAGCAGAACTCGGGAGTGTCAAGATCATTGAGTGTTTGGTAAACCCATCAGACTCTGATCTCATCAGGGAGACCAATTCAAAAGGGGAAACCCCCTTATTCGTAGCAGCTTACCGTGGCAAGCTAAAAGCTTTTCTCTACCTACAGAAGTGTTGTCTAAATCAAAAAGAACGTGGTATTGATCTTTGTAGGAGGAAAGATGGGGATAACATTCTACACGCCGCCATCTCTGGCGAGTACTTCG ATCTGGCTTTTCAGATAATACATCACTACGGGCAACTTGTCAACTATTACAACGCAGAGGGAATGTCTCCTCTACACTTCCTTTCCAGGATGCCTCAAGTATTCAAAAGTGGCAGCCATTTTCGGTCCATAGATAGCATCATCTACTACT GCACAAATATCGAAGAGCTAGAGTTGATGACATATAAAGCTAAAGACAAAGAAGATTCATATAGTAAGCTTAAATGGAATCTCCCAGAGAACTACCAAACAATGGTGGAGTTCTTTGAACTACTTTGGAATGGGACATTGAAAACTCTAC GTTATCTTAACCGAACATACTTTGGGAATCGACCATACGTTGGGAAGCAAGAAGACCCGTCTCAAG ATACTACAGGAGCAACTAATGAGAATCAAGGCAAGAAGTCTCAAG GAGCAACTACTGAGAATAGAGAGAAGTCGTCTCCAG GCCATCAAAATAATCAGCAAAATGACATCGAGAATCCCCCAATTCAAG CTGAAAGGAAGAGAAGCCGCAAGTTGTTTCCAGACAATTACACCATCTTTATCGAGTTCCTCAAATGTATAATGAAGATTTTACTTATTGTATTGGGTATTG GACTCCAGAGGACAAAAAAACTAGAGGAAAGGAAAAAGCAACATACATGGGGAGTTCAAATCATGAAGTTGATGATTGAGAAAGAAGAACGTTACAAATCCTATGAAAGTACTGGGGGGGAGCCAGAAGATAGGCCCAATAACCAAATTGGAGCACCTCCTCCAGCACCCCCTTCAGATGTTGAAAATGAAGACAGTAACACTGCACAGATCGAGCAACCACCAACTTCAAGCACAGATAAGAAGATAGATGATCTCAAGTCTG TTCTAAATACAGATAGGTCCAAGACCAAGGAGACACCCCTATTAGTGGCATCAAAGATGGGTATTGTAGAGATGGTACAGACGATCCTCAAAAAGTTCCCAATAGCCATTCAAGATACGGACTCTAACGACAAGAACATACTGCTTTTGGCTGTAGAGCACAGGCAAACAAATGTCTATAATTGGTTAACAGGAGAAAAGTATCCAGAGTACGTGTTTTATCATGTGGACAACCATGGAAACAATGCAGTGCATCTAGCTGCAATGTATCAGAAGCTCGAGGTGTGGCGCATCCCTGGTAGTGCTCTACAGTTGCAAGGTGAAAGGAAGTGGTACAAG TATGTGAAGCACACTTTGCCACGACAATCATATGTTCGTTATAACAATAAAGGTCAGACACCAAGACAGATCTTCATAGAGACACATGCGAATTTACTCAGTGATGGAACTCAATGGCTCGTCACAACTGCCAATTCATTCTCTCTCGTAGCAGCACTGATTGCTACTGTTGCCTTTGCTACATCTTCCACAATCCCAGGCGGAGCAGATGATAACGGCCATCCACACTTAAAAAATCAGCCTGCTTTTGACGTGTTCTCTGTAACATCACTAATTTCTCTTTGCTTCTCTGTCACAGCTCTAGTGTTTTTCTTGGCTATCCTCACATCTCGATGCCGACACAATGATTTCGAGAAAGACTTGCCAAGAAAGTTGCTCCTTGGATTAACTTCGCTTTTTGCATCAATAACTGCTATCTTGATCTCATTCTGTGCTGCACATTTCTTTGTCCTCCGGGATAAATACAGGAATGCGGCAATTCCAATATACGGGGCAACATGCATACCTGTGGTGTTTTTTGCATTTAATCAGTTCCCTCTCTATGTTGATCTTATAAGGTCATACATCCAAAAGCTACCACTTCGTAGCTATAAGGTGTTTTATACTGATTCCTCAGAAGCAACTAGCTCAGATCAAAAGAAAgaaggtaaagaaaagaatgattGA
- the LOC107007413 gene encoding uncharacterized protein LOC107007413 isoform X5, with protein MASEIQKHSSGQGMGRTSSNELREMEKDVKDKIFQAAMANKWTTVKHLYTDKKFAQFVHELKLTRSEDTALHLAITAYHPDRDDSLQHPHFTCIKEMIDDIPKENRLHTLKQKNDKGNTPLHLAAELGSVKIIECLVNPSDSDLIRETNSKGETPLFVAAYRGKLKAFLYLQKCCLNQKERGIDLCRRKDGDNILHAAISGEYFDLAFQIIHHYGQLVNYYNAEGMSPLHFLSRMPQVFKSGSHFRSIDSIIYYCTNIEELELMTYKAKDKEDSYSKLKWNLPENYQTMVEFFELLWNGTLKTLRYLNRTYFGNRPYVGKQEDPSQDTTGATNENQGKKSQDTTGATTENEGKKSPGHQNNQQNDVENPPIQAERKRSRKLFPDNYTIFIEFLKCIMKILLIVLGIGLQRTKKLEERKKQHTWGVQIMKLMIEKEERYKSYESTGGEPEDRPNNQIGAPPPAPPSDVENEDSNTAQIEQPPTSSTDKKIDDLKSVLNTDRSKTKETPLLVASKMGIVEMVQTILKKFPIAIQDTDSNDKNILLLAVEHRQTNVYNWLTGEKYPEYVFYHVDNHGNNAVHLAAMYQKLEVWRIPGSALQLQGERKWYKYVKHTLPRQSYVRYNNKGQTPRQIFIETHANLLSDGTQWLVTTANSFSLVAALIATVAFATSSTIPGGADDNGHPHLKNQPAFDVFSVTSLISLCFSVTALVFFLAILTSRCRHNDFEKDLPRKLLLGLTSLFASITAILISFCAAHFFVLRDKYRNAAIPIYGATCIPVVFFAFNQFPLYVDLIRSYIQKLPLRSYKVFYTDSSEATSSDQKKEGKEKND; from the exons ATGGCCTCAGAAATTCAAAAACATTCATCAGGACAAGGAATGGGAAGGACTTCTTCAAATGAGCTGCGCGAAATGGAGAAAGAcgttaaagataaaatatttcaagCAGCTATGGCGAATAAGTGGACAACAGTTAAGCATCTGTACACCGACAAGAAGTTTGCGCAGTTTGTGCATGAATTAAAACTCACTCGATCTGAAGATACTGCTCTTCACTTAGCTATCACTGCTTACCATCCAGATCGAGACGACTCTTTACAGCAtcctcattttacttgtatCAAGGAAATGATAGATGACATACCAAAGGAAAATCGACTACATACCTTAAAGCAGAAGAATGATAAAGGGAACACACCTCTTCACCTTGCAGCAGAACTCGGGAGTGTCAAGATCATTGAGTGTTTGGTAAACCCATCAGACTCTGATCTCATCAGGGAGACCAATTCAAAAGGGGAAACCCCCTTATTCGTAGCAGCTTACCGTGGCAAGCTAAAAGCTTTTCTCTACCTACAGAAGTGTTGTCTAAATCAAAAAGAACGTGGTATTGATCTTTGTAGGAGGAAAGATGGGGATAACATTCTACACGCCGCCATCTCTGGCGAGTACTTCG ATCTGGCTTTTCAGATAATACATCACTACGGGCAACTTGTCAACTATTACAACGCAGAGGGAATGTCTCCTCTACACTTCCTTTCCAGGATGCCTCAAGTATTCAAAAGTGGCAGCCATTTTCGGTCCATAGATAGCATCATCTACTACT GCACAAATATCGAAGAGCTAGAGTTGATGACATATAAAGCTAAAGACAAAGAAGATTCATATAGTAAGCTTAAATGGAATCTCCCAGAGAACTACCAAACAATGGTGGAGTTCTTTGAACTACTTTGGAATGGGACATTGAAAACTCTAC GTTATCTTAACCGAACATACTTTGGGAATCGACCATACGTTGGGAAGCAAGAAGACCCGTCTCAAG ATACTACAGGAGCAACTAATGAGAATCAAGGCAAGAAGTCTCAAG ATACTACAGGAGCAACTACTGAGAATGAAGGCAAGAAGTCTCCAG GCCATCAAAATAATCAGCAAAATGACGTCGAGAATCCCCCAATTCAAG CTGAAAGGAAGAGAAGCCGCAAGTTGTTTCCAGACAATTACACCATCTTTATCGAGTTCCTCAAATGTATAATGAAGATTTTACTTATTGTATTGGGTATTG GACTCCAGAGGACAAAAAAACTAGAGGAAAGGAAAAAGCAACATACATGGGGAGTTCAAATCATGAAGTTGATGATTGAGAAAGAAGAACGTTACAAATCCTATGAAAGTACTGGGGGGGAGCCAGAAGATAGGCCCAATAACCAAATTGGAGCACCTCCTCCAGCACCCCCTTCAGATGTTGAAAATGAAGACAGTAACACTGCACAGATCGAGCAACCACCAACTTCAAGCACAGATAAGAAGATAGATGATCTCAAGTCTG TTCTAAATACAGATAGGTCCAAGACCAAGGAGACACCCCTATTAGTGGCATCAAAGATGGGTATTGTAGAGATGGTACAGACGATCCTCAAAAAGTTCCCAATAGCCATTCAAGATACGGACTCTAACGACAAGAACATACTGCTTTTGGCTGTAGAGCACAGGCAAACAAATGTCTATAATTGGTTAACAGGAGAAAAGTATCCAGAGTACGTGTTTTATCATGTGGACAACCATGGAAACAATGCAGTGCATCTAGCTGCAATGTATCAGAAGCTCGAGGTGTGGCGCATCCCTGGTAGTGCTCTACAGTTGCAAGGTGAAAGGAAGTGGTACAAG TATGTGAAGCACACTTTGCCACGACAATCATATGTTCGTTATAACAATAAAGGTCAGACACCAAGACAGATCTTCATAGAGACACATGCGAATTTACTCAGTGATGGAACTCAATGGCTCGTCACAACTGCCAATTCATTCTCTCTCGTAGCAGCACTGATTGCTACTGTTGCCTTTGCTACATCTTCCACAATCCCAGGCGGAGCAGATGATAACGGCCATCCACACTTAAAAAATCAGCCTGCTTTTGACGTGTTCTCTGTAACATCACTAATTTCTCTTTGCTTCTCTGTCACAGCTCTAGTGTTTTTCTTGGCTATCCTCACATCTCGATGCCGACACAATGATTTCGAGAAAGACTTGCCAAGAAAGTTGCTCCTTGGATTAACTTCGCTTTTTGCATCAATAACTGCTATCTTGATCTCATTCTGTGCTGCACATTTCTTTGTCCTCCGGGATAAATACAGGAATGCGGCAATTCCAATATACGGGGCAACATGCATACCTGTGGTGTTTTTTGCATTTAATCAGTTCCCTCTCTATGTTGATCTTATAAGGTCATACATCCAAAAGCTACCACTTCGTAGCTATAAGGTGTTTTATACTGATTCCTCAGAAGCAACTAGCTCAGATCAAAAGAAAgaaggtaaagaaaagaatgattGA
- the LOC107007413 gene encoding uncharacterized protein LOC107007413 isoform X1 — MASEIQKHSSGQGMGRTSSNELREMEKDVKDKIFQAAMANKWTTVKHLYTDKKFAQFVHELKLTRSEDTALHLAITAYHPDRDDSLQHPHFTCIKEMIDDIPKENRLHTLKQKNDKGNTPLHLAAELGSVKIIECLVNPSDSDLIRETNSKGETPLFVAAYRGKLKAFLYLQKCCLNQKERGIDLCRRKDGDNILHAAISGEYFDLAFQIIHHYGQLVNYYNAEGMSPLHFLSRMPQVFKSGSHFRSIDSIIYYCTNIEELELMTYKAKDKEDSYSKLKWNLPENYQTMVEFFELLWNGTLKTLRYLNRTYFGNRPYVGKQEDPSQDTTGATNENQGKKSQGATTENREKSSPGHQNNQQNDIENPPIQDTTGATNENQGKKSQDTTGATTENEGKKSPGHQNNQQNDVENPPIQAERKRSRKLFPDNYTIFIEFLKCIMKILLIVLGIGLQRTKKLEERKKQHTWGVQIMKLMIEKEERYKSYESTGGEPEDRPNNQIGAPPPAPPSDVENEDSNTAQIEQPPTSSTDKKIDDLKSVLNTDRSKTKETPLLVASKMGIVEMVQTILKKFPIAIQDTDSNDKNILLLAVEHRQTNVYNWLTGEKYPEYVFYHVDNHGNNAVHLAAMYQKLEVWRIPGSALQLQGERKWYKYVKHTLPRQSYVRYNNKGQTPRQIFIETHANLLSDGTQWLVTTANSFSLVAALIATVAFATSSTIPGGADDNGHPHLKNQPAFDVFSVTSLISLCFSVTALVFFLAILTSRCRHNDFEKDLPRKLLLGLTSLFASITAILISFCAAHFFVLRDKYRNAAIPIYGATCIPVVFFAFNQFPLYVDLIRSYIQKLPLRSYKVFYTDSSEATSSDQKKEGKEKND, encoded by the exons ATGGCCTCAGAAATTCAAAAACATTCATCAGGACAAGGAATGGGAAGGACTTCTTCAAATGAGCTGCGCGAAATGGAGAAAGAcgttaaagataaaatatttcaagCAGCTATGGCGAATAAGTGGACAACAGTTAAGCATCTGTACACCGACAAGAAGTTTGCGCAGTTTGTGCATGAATTAAAACTCACTCGATCTGAAGATACTGCTCTTCACTTAGCTATCACTGCTTACCATCCAGATCGAGACGACTCTTTACAGCAtcctcattttacttgtatCAAGGAAATGATAGATGACATACCAAAGGAAAATCGACTACATACCTTAAAGCAGAAGAATGATAAAGGGAACACACCTCTTCACCTTGCAGCAGAACTCGGGAGTGTCAAGATCATTGAGTGTTTGGTAAACCCATCAGACTCTGATCTCATCAGGGAGACCAATTCAAAAGGGGAAACCCCCTTATTCGTAGCAGCTTACCGTGGCAAGCTAAAAGCTTTTCTCTACCTACAGAAGTGTTGTCTAAATCAAAAAGAACGTGGTATTGATCTTTGTAGGAGGAAAGATGGGGATAACATTCTACACGCCGCCATCTCTGGCGAGTACTTCG ATCTGGCTTTTCAGATAATACATCACTACGGGCAACTTGTCAACTATTACAACGCAGAGGGAATGTCTCCTCTACACTTCCTTTCCAGGATGCCTCAAGTATTCAAAAGTGGCAGCCATTTTCGGTCCATAGATAGCATCATCTACTACT GCACAAATATCGAAGAGCTAGAGTTGATGACATATAAAGCTAAAGACAAAGAAGATTCATATAGTAAGCTTAAATGGAATCTCCCAGAGAACTACCAAACAATGGTGGAGTTCTTTGAACTACTTTGGAATGGGACATTGAAAACTCTAC GTTATCTTAACCGAACATACTTTGGGAATCGACCATACGTTGGGAAGCAAGAAGACCCGTCTCAAG ATACTACAGGAGCAACTAATGAGAATCAAGGCAAGAAGTCTCAAG GAGCAACTACTGAGAATAGAGAGAAGTCGTCTCCAG GCCATCAAAATAATCAGCAAAATGACATCGAGAATCCCCCAATTCAAG ATACTACAGGAGCAACTAATGAGAATCAAGGCAAGAAGTCTCAAG ATACTACAGGAGCAACTACTGAGAATGAAGGCAAGAAGTCTCCAG GCCATCAAAATAATCAGCAAAATGACGTCGAGAATCCCCCAATTCAAG CTGAAAGGAAGAGAAGCCGCAAGTTGTTTCCAGACAATTACACCATCTTTATCGAGTTCCTCAAATGTATAATGAAGATTTTACTTATTGTATTGGGTATTG GACTCCAGAGGACAAAAAAACTAGAGGAAAGGAAAAAGCAACATACATGGGGAGTTCAAATCATGAAGTTGATGATTGAGAAAGAAGAACGTTACAAATCCTATGAAAGTACTGGGGGGGAGCCAGAAGATAGGCCCAATAACCAAATTGGAGCACCTCCTCCAGCACCCCCTTCAGATGTTGAAAATGAAGACAGTAACACTGCACAGATCGAGCAACCACCAACTTCAAGCACAGATAAGAAGATAGATGATCTCAAGTCTG TTCTAAATACAGATAGGTCCAAGACCAAGGAGACACCCCTATTAGTGGCATCAAAGATGGGTATTGTAGAGATGGTACAGACGATCCTCAAAAAGTTCCCAATAGCCATTCAAGATACGGACTCTAACGACAAGAACATACTGCTTTTGGCTGTAGAGCACAGGCAAACAAATGTCTATAATTGGTTAACAGGAGAAAAGTATCCAGAGTACGTGTTTTATCATGTGGACAACCATGGAAACAATGCAGTGCATCTAGCTGCAATGTATCAGAAGCTCGAGGTGTGGCGCATCCCTGGTAGTGCTCTACAGTTGCAAGGTGAAAGGAAGTGGTACAAG TATGTGAAGCACACTTTGCCACGACAATCATATGTTCGTTATAACAATAAAGGTCAGACACCAAGACAGATCTTCATAGAGACACATGCGAATTTACTCAGTGATGGAACTCAATGGCTCGTCACAACTGCCAATTCATTCTCTCTCGTAGCAGCACTGATTGCTACTGTTGCCTTTGCTACATCTTCCACAATCCCAGGCGGAGCAGATGATAACGGCCATCCACACTTAAAAAATCAGCCTGCTTTTGACGTGTTCTCTGTAACATCACTAATTTCTCTTTGCTTCTCTGTCACAGCTCTAGTGTTTTTCTTGGCTATCCTCACATCTCGATGCCGACACAATGATTTCGAGAAAGACTTGCCAAGAAAGTTGCTCCTTGGATTAACTTCGCTTTTTGCATCAATAACTGCTATCTTGATCTCATTCTGTGCTGCACATTTCTTTGTCCTCCGGGATAAATACAGGAATGCGGCAATTCCAATATACGGGGCAACATGCATACCTGTGGTGTTTTTTGCATTTAATCAGTTCCCTCTCTATGTTGATCTTATAAGGTCATACATCCAAAAGCTACCACTTCGTAGCTATAAGGTGTTTTATACTGATTCCTCAGAAGCAACTAGCTCAGATCAAAAGAAAgaaggtaaagaaaagaatgattGA
- the LOC107007413 gene encoding uncharacterized protein LOC107007413 isoform X2: MASEIQKHSSGQGMGRTSSNELREMEKDVKDKIFQAAMANKWTTVKHLYTDKKFAQFVHELKLTRSEDTALHLAITAYHPDRDDSLQHPHFTCIKEMIDDIPKENRLHTLKQKNDKGNTPLHLAAELGSVKIIECLVNPSDSDLIRETNSKGETPLFVAAYRGKLKAFLYLQKCCLNQKERGIDLCRRKDGDNILHAAISGEYFDLAFQIIHHYGQLVNYYNAEGMSPLHFLSRMPQVFKSGSHFRSIDSIIYYCTNIEELELMTYKAKDKEDSYSKLKWNLPENYQTMVEFFELLWNGTLKTLRYLNRTYFGNRPYVGKQEDPSQDTTGATNENQGKKSQGATTENREKSSPGHQNNQQNDIENPPIQDTTGATNENQGKKSQDTTGATTENEGKKSPGHQNNQQNDVENPPIQAERKRSRKLFPDNYTIFIEFLKCIMKILLIVLGIGLQRTKKLEERKKQHTWGVQIMKLMIEKEERYKSYESTGGEPEDRPNNQIGAPPPAPPSDVENEDSNTAQIEQPPTSSTDKKIDDLKSDRSKTKETPLLVASKMGIVEMVQTILKKFPIAIQDTDSNDKNILLLAVEHRQTNVYNWLTGEKYPEYVFYHVDNHGNNAVHLAAMYQKLEVWRIPGSALQLQGERKWYKYVKHTLPRQSYVRYNNKGQTPRQIFIETHANLLSDGTQWLVTTANSFSLVAALIATVAFATSSTIPGGADDNGHPHLKNQPAFDVFSVTSLISLCFSVTALVFFLAILTSRCRHNDFEKDLPRKLLLGLTSLFASITAILISFCAAHFFVLRDKYRNAAIPIYGATCIPVVFFAFNQFPLYVDLIRSYIQKLPLRSYKVFYTDSSEATSSDQKKEGKEKND, from the exons ATGGCCTCAGAAATTCAAAAACATTCATCAGGACAAGGAATGGGAAGGACTTCTTCAAATGAGCTGCGCGAAATGGAGAAAGAcgttaaagataaaatatttcaagCAGCTATGGCGAATAAGTGGACAACAGTTAAGCATCTGTACACCGACAAGAAGTTTGCGCAGTTTGTGCATGAATTAAAACTCACTCGATCTGAAGATACTGCTCTTCACTTAGCTATCACTGCTTACCATCCAGATCGAGACGACTCTTTACAGCAtcctcattttacttgtatCAAGGAAATGATAGATGACATACCAAAGGAAAATCGACTACATACCTTAAAGCAGAAGAATGATAAAGGGAACACACCTCTTCACCTTGCAGCAGAACTCGGGAGTGTCAAGATCATTGAGTGTTTGGTAAACCCATCAGACTCTGATCTCATCAGGGAGACCAATTCAAAAGGGGAAACCCCCTTATTCGTAGCAGCTTACCGTGGCAAGCTAAAAGCTTTTCTCTACCTACAGAAGTGTTGTCTAAATCAAAAAGAACGTGGTATTGATCTTTGTAGGAGGAAAGATGGGGATAACATTCTACACGCCGCCATCTCTGGCGAGTACTTCG ATCTGGCTTTTCAGATAATACATCACTACGGGCAACTTGTCAACTATTACAACGCAGAGGGAATGTCTCCTCTACACTTCCTTTCCAGGATGCCTCAAGTATTCAAAAGTGGCAGCCATTTTCGGTCCATAGATAGCATCATCTACTACT GCACAAATATCGAAGAGCTAGAGTTGATGACATATAAAGCTAAAGACAAAGAAGATTCATATAGTAAGCTTAAATGGAATCTCCCAGAGAACTACCAAACAATGGTGGAGTTCTTTGAACTACTTTGGAATGGGACATTGAAAACTCTAC GTTATCTTAACCGAACATACTTTGGGAATCGACCATACGTTGGGAAGCAAGAAGACCCGTCTCAAG ATACTACAGGAGCAACTAATGAGAATCAAGGCAAGAAGTCTCAAG GAGCAACTACTGAGAATAGAGAGAAGTCGTCTCCAG GCCATCAAAATAATCAGCAAAATGACATCGAGAATCCCCCAATTCAAG ATACTACAGGAGCAACTAATGAGAATCAAGGCAAGAAGTCTCAAG ATACTACAGGAGCAACTACTGAGAATGAAGGCAAGAAGTCTCCAG GCCATCAAAATAATCAGCAAAATGACGTCGAGAATCCCCCAATTCAAG CTGAAAGGAAGAGAAGCCGCAAGTTGTTTCCAGACAATTACACCATCTTTATCGAGTTCCTCAAATGTATAATGAAGATTTTACTTATTGTATTGGGTATTG GACTCCAGAGGACAAAAAAACTAGAGGAAAGGAAAAAGCAACATACATGGGGAGTTCAAATCATGAAGTTGATGATTGAGAAAGAAGAACGTTACAAATCCTATGAAAGTACTGGGGGGGAGCCAGAAGATAGGCCCAATAACCAAATTGGAGCACCTCCTCCAGCACCCCCTTCAGATGTTGAAAATGAAGACAGTAACACTGCACAGATCGAGCAACCACCAACTTCAAGCACAGATAAGAAGATAGATGATCTCAAGTCTG ATAGGTCCAAGACCAAGGAGACACCCCTATTAGTGGCATCAAAGATGGGTATTGTAGAGATGGTACAGACGATCCTCAAAAAGTTCCCAATAGCCATTCAAGATACGGACTCTAACGACAAGAACATACTGCTTTTGGCTGTAGAGCACAGGCAAACAAATGTCTATAATTGGTTAACAGGAGAAAAGTATCCAGAGTACGTGTTTTATCATGTGGACAACCATGGAAACAATGCAGTGCATCTAGCTGCAATGTATCAGAAGCTCGAGGTGTGGCGCATCCCTGGTAGTGCTCTACAGTTGCAAGGTGAAAGGAAGTGGTACAAG TATGTGAAGCACACTTTGCCACGACAATCATATGTTCGTTATAACAATAAAGGTCAGACACCAAGACAGATCTTCATAGAGACACATGCGAATTTACTCAGTGATGGAACTCAATGGCTCGTCACAACTGCCAATTCATTCTCTCTCGTAGCAGCACTGATTGCTACTGTTGCCTTTGCTACATCTTCCACAATCCCAGGCGGAGCAGATGATAACGGCCATCCACACTTAAAAAATCAGCCTGCTTTTGACGTGTTCTCTGTAACATCACTAATTTCTCTTTGCTTCTCTGTCACAGCTCTAGTGTTTTTCTTGGCTATCCTCACATCTCGATGCCGACACAATGATTTCGAGAAAGACTTGCCAAGAAAGTTGCTCCTTGGATTAACTTCGCTTTTTGCATCAATAACTGCTATCTTGATCTCATTCTGTGCTGCACATTTCTTTGTCCTCCGGGATAAATACAGGAATGCGGCAATTCCAATATACGGGGCAACATGCATACCTGTGGTGTTTTTTGCATTTAATCAGTTCCCTCTCTATGTTGATCTTATAAGGTCATACATCCAAAAGCTACCACTTCGTAGCTATAAGGTGTTTTATACTGATTCCTCAGAAGCAACTAGCTCAGATCAAAAGAAAgaaggtaaagaaaagaatgattGA